From Actinomycetota bacterium:
ACGGAGATATACGCCCATGCTGAAGGCCGAGGCGCCCAGGCGTGGGTGTGGCGCCCGCTCGCGACGAGTGACCTTCAGGCCGAGGCCATCGTGGAGCGGGCAATAGCGGTGAGCGCATCGCACGTCGGCCTGATCTTGCTGGCCGAGGCTTGCGGAGGCGAGCCTGGCGAAACAGGACACGGCTCAAGCGCGGTTCTCTACCTGGGAGATATTCTCTCGGAAGCGGTCTTTCCCGATGAAATACTCCTCGTCGACGTAGATGTTCCGGTTCCTTTCCCTGAACCTCGAGAGCCCCTGCCGCCGCTTTCGCCCATTCTCGAGCAGCGACTCGCGATTCACGAGGGGCGAAAGCTGGACGTGGGCTACTTGGCCGATCTATCGTAGAAGGTCGCTGGCTTTTTAGATCGTACTTTCGAAAGGTGGATATATGCCCTTACCAAAAGTGACTGTGGTCGGAGCCGGCCAGGTCGGAGCCACTCTGGCTTTCATGCTTCTCGGAAGAGAGCTAGCGGATGTTGTGCTCATTGATGTCGCCGAAGGCCTGCCCCAAGGCAAGGCCCTTGATATGATGCACGCTCGTTCGATCGACAGGTTCGCGCCTTCAGTACTCGGGACGAACGACTACGCTGATACAGCAGGTTCCGAGATCGTCGTGATCACCGCAGGACTACCTCGCAAGCCTGGCATGACGCGCGATGACCTGTTGGCGGCGAACACCTCGATAGTGCGCTCAGTGGTCGAACAGGCCCTACAGGCATCACCCGAGGCGCTCTTCCTGATTGTCACCAACCCGCTCGATGTGATGACGTATCTTGCCTGGAAGGTCTCGGGATTACCTCATGATCGCGTTTTCGGCATGGGAGGCGTTCTCGACTCCGCGCGCTTTTCGCACGCGATCGCGGAGCACATGGGTGTGTCTCCCGCAAGCATCGAGGCGGTCGTGTGCGGCGCGCATGGAGACGCGATGGTACCGCTACCATCGCAATCGCTCGTCGCTGGAACACCGGTCAGCGAACTCTTGCCGCCAGAAGATATCGCAAAGGTCGTAAATCGCACTGTGTACGGCGGAGCCGAGGTAGTCGGCTTGCTCAAGTCCGGGAGCGCGTTTTACGCTCCTGCCGCCAGTGTGGCCCACACTTTGGCCGCTATTTTGGGCGGGAAGCGCGTTCAGCTGCCGAGCTGCGTATACCTGACCGGTCAATACGGTATCAACGACGTTTACATGTCGGTTCCCGCCGTCATTGGTCGAGGCGGGGTGGAGGAGATTTCCGAGATGGAGCTGAGCTCTGAAGAGCTGGCGATGCTTCAGGCCTCGGCGGAGAGCATAGCGGAGTCGCTCAGGGCGCTGGGACTTTAGGGATTGATGTGTTTCTTGAAACTAAACGTATAGCCGAGGCGGTCCATGACGCGATTATTGCGGCATCGGCTGAGCTGCGCCACGACGTTTTGGCGGCCCTTCAGAGGGCTGCGGAGTCGGAAAGATTCCCGCGGGGCCGTTGGGCGCTTGAGCAGTTGCTTCAAAACGCCGAGATTGCAGTAGCCGATCGAGTTCCGTTGTGCCAGGACACCGGTTCTGTGTGGGTCTGGGTGGA
This genomic window contains:
- the mdh gene encoding malate dehydrogenase, whose amino-acid sequence is MPLPKVTVVGAGQVGATLAFMLLGRELADVVLIDVAEGLPQGKALDMMHARSIDRFAPSVLGTNDYADTAGSEIVVITAGLPRKPGMTRDDLLAANTSIVRSVVEQALQASPEALFLIVTNPLDVMTYLAWKVSGLPHDRVFGMGGVLDSARFSHAIAEHMGVSPASIEAVVCGAHGDAMVPLPSQSLVAGTPVSELLPPEDIAKVVNRTVYGGAEVVGLLKSGSAFYAPAASVAHTLAAILGGKRVQLPSCVYLTGQYGINDVYMSVPAVIGRGGVEEISEMELSSEELAMLQASAESIAESLRALGL